Within the Syntrophorhabdaceae bacterium genome, the region CGAATACGGTGAGGACATACAGGGCGCGTATTCTCGAAAAAATCGGTGTCAAGGGTACAACCGGTCTGATTCATTATGCCATAACCCAGCGCCTCGTAGAGTAGGCGACCGGCGTAGAAGAGTTTCTTTTATATCTTTACCAGAGGCCGATTATTCCATATGTCCCTGCCGAAAGAGAAAACCCCCCGACGCTCGTAATCATAACGACAACCCATTCGTGCAGGGGAGGGCCACACGACGGTTCGCGAAAATTCCACATAATAAATGACAAGTCTGCGACATATTTCCCACAGAGTATCCTGTATTCTGAATAGTGAAACCCAGCTTAAAGTATTTTTGGCGATCTACCCTGTAAGGCAGAGGAGAGATTCTCAAATTAGGGCGAAGAGGACAAAGTCGTCGAGCGCGGAATTACCGGAGCCTGCACTTTACGAAAAGATAGGGCAAAACGATTTTCAAGGCAACTTCCAGTTCAGTGTGTTCACACGGTCACCGCATCAGATGCATTGCGAGGAGGGTCACATGAGTGCCGGGAACCGGGAGAAAGGAGATCCCAAATTGGCGGTTAAATCAGACATACGTCCCATACCCGCGATCATGAAATCTTCAAAATTGCCGGACTATGGAGGTTCATCCCTTCCTCCGAACCGGAAGAAGGGCGAAGATTTAGGAGAAGGTCCTGCCGAAACCGGCAAGACCGGATCAAAGAAATGCCGGGCAGCAAAGAAAAACATTTCTCCAAAACTGCGGGTAATATCAGGCTCGGAAGCGCCCCCCGGCTCCCGGTCCCGGACTTCGACATCGGAACTTCCTGAGTTGAAGGGCAAGTCGACCGGTTCCCTACGCCGGCACGGCTCGGAGTCAATTGTTCAGGACCTGAATCGAATAGTCAAGGACTCGGCGTCGGTGATCTGCGCCCTTTTGAATGTGGACGCGAGACCCCAGGTAAGGCTTTCCAAAGAACGGCTCCGGATAAAGATGAGGATGCCTTCTTTCATGGCTTTGATAAGAGACGCGGTAGGAAGCATGGTCAGGGCTGCGCCGCACGGCGCGACCCTGACCATATCGACTCATAGAGTAATCCTCAGGAATGGTCCGGGGGAAAGCGAGCGAAATGGCAGGTCAGCTTCCTGCGCCGTCCTTCGAATAGTCCACAGGGCCCTGGCCGAGCCATGCGGGTTTCTGAGGAGAGCTCTGACACCCGCGTCCGGTCCGAAGGCGACGGAAGCAGCGAAGCCGCCGGTTCGGACACAGGATATCTTAGAGTATAACGGAGCGGATCTGAATGTCGAGCGGCGGGGGCCGGAGGAGACAGTAGTCAACCTCTATTTTCCTATTGCACGCACAGAAAAGAGCAAAGCCGCCGGAACACCCTTTTCAAGGGAACTTTACGGGATGGTCAAACATTCGCTGCAATGCCTCGAAAAGCTGATAAGGCACTAAAGGCGGCGGTGGTGAAAATTGGTCACCGTAAAAGCCCGAAGAGGCGCCTGAGTGGCACAACGGGGGAGAATGTTCGGATTCCTGAACTGATTCTCAGAAAGGTGGAACCGGAATCGAAAAACCCCTCACCAATCTTTAGATAAATTGATGAGGGGTTTAAATACTTTTTGGGCCCCTGGGGGCGATTTACATGAAAACCGTCTGGTTGCCCTGGCTCCTAGCCGGCAGCAGGTCCAGCCGGAAATGCCAGCGCCTGGGTGAGCACGTAGGCTGCCTGGAGCGCTTCCGTAGGACAGAGGGGAAAGCATTCTTTGCAGTTCCAGCACTCTTTCGCGGCGACCTCAGGGATGAAGCAGATTTCTTTTCGGATGCCCCGGTCCACGAAGCCGATGGCGTTTTTCTTCTTCACTTCATTGCAGTACCGCACGCAGAGCCCGCAGTGGACGCAGAAGGAGGGCTCTTTGTCAAAACAGCTCTTATCGGCCCCGTACTCTTTTGCCAGGTCCTGAAGATCGAAGGCATCGGGCGCATGGGCGAGCAGGAGCTGGAGGATCATCTTGCGGATTCGGTCGACCTTTTCCGATCTCGTGCGCACTGCAATACCCTTCTCCACAGGATAGACGCAGGAGACGACCAGCTTTGTCCACCCCCGGCTCTCTACTTCCACGATGCAGAGCCGGCACCCGCCGAAAGGCTCCAGCTCCTTGTGGTAGCACAACGTAGGGATCTTGATGCCCGCTGCCTGAGCTGCCTCGAGAACGGTCGTCCCTTCTTTTGCGGTTACTTCTTTTCCATCAATCTGAAAGAGGATCTCACTCATTTTTATTCTTACCCTCCCTGACTATCGTTCTCTCTTCTTCTGGAACAGGAGGCGGGACAGGCACGCCTGAAATCTTTGTCACCGCACGAAAACGCGGGGGGCACACTTCGAAACAGGTTCCGCACTTTGTGCATTTTTCCTGGTCTACTATATGGATCTTGCCCTTGGCGCTGATGATCGCATCGGAAGGGCACTTTTTTGCACAGGTCATACAGGCCTTGCATTTCGTAGGCTCGATGTAAAAATTGATAAGCTCCTTGCAGGAGAGGGCAGGGCACCTCTTTTCCCTGACATGGGCTTCATATTCGTCTCTAAAGTACTTGAGGGTGCTCAAGAAGGGGTTGGGTGAGCTCTTCCCTAGGGCACACAGAGCGCCCTCTATCGCCGTCTCGGAGAGCTGCTCGAGAAGCTCGATATCGCCCTCTTTGCCTTCGCCTTTGGTGATATTTGTCAGGATGGCGAGCATCTGTCTCATGCCCTCGCGACAGGGCACGCATTTGCCGCATGATTCATCGGTCAGGAAGTCGAGAAAGTACCGGGCCACATCGACCATACAGGTATCCTCGTCCATAACGATCATGCCGCCCGAGCCCATCATTGAGCCGGCTGCGGTCAATTCATCGAAACCCACCGGGAGGTTGAGCTGGTTTTCAGGAATACATCCGCCCGAGGGTCCTCCTGTCTGAACCGCCTTGAACTTCTTGCCTCCGGGAATGCCGCCGCCTATCTTAAAAATAATATCGCTGAGAGGCGTGCCCATAGGCACTTCGACGAGTCCCGTATTAGTGATCTTTCCCACGAGAGAAAAGATCTTCGTGCCCTTGCTGGTTTCGGTGCCGAACTGGGTGA harbors:
- a CDS encoding 2Fe-2S iron-sulfur cluster-binding protein encodes the protein MSEILFQIDGKEVTAKEGTTVLEAAQAAGIKIPTLCYHKELEPFGGCRLCIVEVESRGWTKLVVSCVYPVEKGIAVRTRSEKVDRIRKMILQLLLAHAPDAFDLQDLAKEYGADKSCFDKEPSFCVHCGLCVRYCNEVKKKNAIGFVDRGIRKEICFIPEVAAKECWNCKECFPLCPTEALQAAYVLTQALAFPAGPAAG